The sequence CGATAGTACCTCCAGCAAGGGGGACACAGGGAGTAAGTAGGTGGTGTGACCAAAGCCCAGAGACCAGGGCCATCCACTGGAAATAGAATCACTATGGACTAGTCCTGTGGGATCCAGAGCCACAGAACAGCTGCTGAGTCATTGtccagaggagagaaggagggagaagaataCAGgggcttctccctttctctggctTCTACATTCCTGCCAATGCCTCCTATGACCAAACTCAGGCAGCCTCCGGATGACTTGGGGGCCTGGAAATATAGTCTGTGAGAGTAAGCCCTCCAAGAGGAAGGGTAAGGGATAGCGCTGGGAGCCCAACCAGGCGTTGTTCTGTGGGCTGAATAAATATGACTCACTTACCAATGTAGGTAGATGCTATTATGattaataaaaaccaaatttatttaaaagaggtTCTGATGAATGGTGGCAGCCTTTTGTCATTATGACTGCATTCAGAACTTCTATGATGTTGGGCTCTGGATGTTTTTACAAGCTTGAAAAAGAGAATTTCCTATTTGAAACCAGTAGGCtacattgttttaagccatctgGAGACATGGGTGAAGTGATATGACCCCATCTGAGTTTCAGAAAGACAATTTTGATGTCACAGTAGGCTCTCTCTAGTCAAAGGTAAGAGCCTGCGAGTGAAGGCACTATCCTGTTGTCATTCTCTTCGGCACAAAGCCTGATTCCTGACATAGGTTTGTGAATGCTTGCTGAATGCATGTTAGAATAAGTGTAAGCATCACAAGGGCGGAGCCATCTGGCATTTTGCAGATGCTCATTTATTattgttaagtgaatgaatgaatgaaagcaagagaagaggaagtgaaataagtcagaagtCCAGTAGAGTAACTGTGGTAAGAAATCAAGAAGGACAAAATCAACATGGTAGAAATGATGGGGACCATCGAGAGAGGTATGTAAGGTCAGGCCGAGGGTTCTCTTAGGTGTGGGAGCTAAAGGAGTTGACAAAGCCTAGGGTGGTTACCTACTTTTTAACTGTACATGGCGTAATCCATGGGGATAGCATTGACTGAGGTAGGGCATGCAGAAGGGAAAGTCTTGGTGAGTGCAACTGGGGAAGAAAAGGGTCAGAACTTTTATATTTAGAGGTCAGAGAGAAATACAGATTCAGACATATTTTTCATATAGATCCTGTGTGGGATTCTGCTGCATGTCAGTAGGAAGTTGATTTCagatcatcaaaaaaaaaaaaaaaaaaaaagcaacggTTTTACACAGGCTGCCTATTTTTAACACTAACCCAAACACTAGAAGAAATGGCTCTGGAATGGAATCTGCTCAGTTTATCTTAAATATGTTATACTTCCAAGGTCCCAACACCACGCAAAGGATTATACTTCCAAGGTCCAGACACCATGCAAagggttttaatatttttctcttttttgtgcaATTTGTTGCTATATTGATGAACTGAAAGCAGTCAAGATATTGCAGATCATTTTTTTTATCTaccttaaaattaatttgaagagTTTATAGAAGTTCTAAGATTAACTGGTAAAGTTTCTAACATTCATCCCACTTAAAAATAGATTGACTCAATTGGGTAGCATTCTCACTGAAGTTAATCCGTACTACAGGTATTACATTTTACCATCATAATATACATTTCAGGGACCCGGTTTAATTCATCTATATTTGCGAATAGACTTATTAATGAGCCcgctttattaaaatgttaaactaTGTGCAATTTTAGGGATCAGGGGATAGATATTTTGAGTCCTAATCAAAATGAAACCATTCCATTTGTGACATGCCTTTGTGTCACTCTTGTGTTTTCCTTGTTCcatatttcttattcttcttttttttaaattataggttCTTGTTCTAGTTGCTGAAAATGGGCCCAGTAGGTGCAAAAGCTGATGAGAACCAGACAGTGGAAGAAATGAAGGTGGAGAAGTATCATCCACGGCAAACCACTCCTAGAGGTGAGCTGGCCCCTGACCCTGAGCCAGAGCTTATAGACAGCACCATGCTGATTGAGGTGcgaattatcctcattttagcCTATTGCTCCATCATCTTGCTTGGGGTAATTGGAAACTCTTTGGTGATTCATGTGGTGATCAAATTCAAGAGCATGCGCACAGTAACCAACTTTTTCATTGCCAATCTGGCTGTGGCAGATCTTCTGGTGAACACCCTGTGCTTGCCATTCACTCTTACCTACACCTTAATGGGGGAGTGGAAAATGGGTCTTGTCCTATGCCACCTGGTACCCTATGCCCAGGGCCTGGCAGTACAAGTGTCCACCATCACCTTGACAGTAATTGCCCTGGACCGGCACCGTTGTATCGTCTACCACCTGGAGAGCAAGATCTCCAAGAGAATCAGCTTCCTGATTATTGGCTTGGCCTGGGGCATCAGTGCTCTGCTAGCAAGCCCCCTGGCCATCTTCCGCGAGTATTCTCTGATTGAGATTATTCCTGACTTTGAGATAGTGGTCTGTACAGAGAAGTGGCCTGGTGAGGAGAAGAACATCTATGGCACCATCTACAGTCTTTCTTCCTTGTTAATCCTGTATGTTTTGCCTCTGGGCATCATATCTTTTTCCTACACTCGTATCTGGAGTAAACTTAAGAACCACGTGAGCCCTGGAGCTGCCAGTGATCACTACCATCAGCGAAGGCAGAAAACCACCAAAATGctggtgtgtgtggtggtggtgtttgCGGTCAGCTGGTTGCCTCTCCATGCCTTCCAGCTTGCTGTCGACATTGACAACCAAGTCCTAGACCTGAAGGAATACAAACTCATCTTCACCGTGTTCCACATTATCGCCATGTGCTCCACCTTTGCCAACCCCCTCCTCTATGGCTGGATGAACAGCAACTACAGAAAGGCCTTCCTCGCAGCCTTCCGCTGTGAGCAGAGGTTGGATGCCATTCACTCCGAGGTGTCTGTGACATTCAAGTCTAAAAAGAACCTGGAAGTCAAAAAGAACCATGGCCCCAATGACTCTTTCTCAGAAGCTACCAACGTCTAAGGAAGCTCTGGTGTGAAGATTGGTAGATGAATTCTGACCAGAGCCGTCAATCTGGTTGAGGAGGGCTCCCAGGTGCATCCTGATTTCCcatttaaaggaagaaacagatgATCGAAGTGGAAGCATCTGCAGTGTAATCTGTGGAAATCTGGTTGGCAGAGGCTAGGTAAAAATACTCATATTCAAAGATACAATGAACAGTTTGCCTCCAGTTGCTTGGTTGGTAGGTCAAAGTAAGAGtaaaagcagagagaaacacTTTGGCTATTTTCCAGAATGAAGGAAGCCTGAACGAGGAATTGGCATTATCAGCATTGCTAAAAAGCGGTGGCTAGATA is a genomic window of Vulpes vulpes isolate BD-2025 chromosome 10, VulVul3, whole genome shotgun sequence containing:
- the NPY2R gene encoding neuropeptide Y receptor type 2, with product MGPVGAKADENQTVEEMKVEKYHPRQTTPRGELAPDPEPELIDSTMLIEVRIILILAYCSIILLGVIGNSLVIHVVIKFKSMRTVTNFFIANLAVADLLVNTLCLPFTLTYTLMGEWKMGLVLCHLVPYAQGLAVQVSTITLTVIALDRHRCIVYHLESKISKRISFLIIGLAWGISALLASPLAIFREYSLIEIIPDFEIVVCTEKWPGEEKNIYGTIYSLSSLLILYVLPLGIISFSYTRIWSKLKNHVSPGAASDHYHQRRQKTTKMLVCVVVVFAVSWLPLHAFQLAVDIDNQVLDLKEYKLIFTVFHIIAMCSTFANPLLYGWMNSNYRKAFLAAFRCEQRLDAIHSEVSVTFKSKKNLEVKKNHGPNDSFSEATNV